The following coding sequences are from one Chroogloeocystis siderophila 5.2 s.c.1 window:
- the thiO gene encoding glycine oxidase ThiO: MTTSDVLIIGGGVVGLAIAVELKLRGTSVTVLSRDFRAAASHAAAGMLAPQAEKIHSGAMRDLCLESRSLYPEWIDKLEQLSGVTTGYWACGILAPIYQKPSDTAEDDAVAYWLDQNAIHLYQPGLSRDVIGGWWYPEDGQVDNRALMRSLWTSAESLGINIQDNVTVQAIQQQQRRVIGVQTSAGVYRAEHYVLAAGAWSNELLPIAVRPKKGQMLSLRVPESHYELPLQRVLYGSDTYIVPRRDRRIIIGATSEDVGLTPYNTPLGIQTLLQNATRLLPQLQNYPIDEFWWGFRPATPDELPIFGSSLCHNLTLATGHYRNGILLAPVTAKLIADFIWQQKSHPLLEHFHFSRFYPDNKLTLVLPKSSPTQFLSPATKMQTLEKPIESLVEIDTPFIIAGRRFNSRLMTGTGKYRSIEQMQQSIVASGCEIVTVAVRRVQTNAPGHEGLAEALDWNKIWMLPNTAGCQTAEEAIRVARLGREMAKLLGQEDNNFVKLEVIPDAKYLLPDPIGTLEAAEKLVKEGFAVLPYINADPMLAKRLEDVGCATVMPLASPIGSGQGLKTTANIQIIIENANVPVVVDAGIGTPSEAAQAMELGADALLINTAIAQAHNPPAMARAMSMGAIAGRLAYLAGRIPIKDYASPSSPLSGTITS; encoded by the coding sequence ATGACGACAAGTGACGTTTTAATTATTGGTGGCGGCGTTGTTGGTTTAGCGATCGCCGTGGAACTGAAACTCCGTGGTACTTCAGTGACGGTACTCAGTCGTGATTTTCGTGCAGCAGCAAGTCATGCAGCGGCGGGAATGCTAGCACCACAGGCGGAGAAAATTCATTCTGGGGCAATGCGCGATTTATGCTTAGAATCGCGATCGCTGTATCCTGAATGGATTGATAAACTCGAACAACTTTCTGGTGTCACGACAGGATATTGGGCTTGTGGAATCTTAGCCCCTATCTATCAAAAACCAAGCGATACAGCAGAAGATGATGCAGTTGCTTACTGGCTAGATCAGAATGCGATTCATTTGTATCAACCAGGATTAAGTCGCGATGTCATTGGCGGTTGGTGGTATCCTGAAGATGGGCAAGTAGATAATCGGGCACTGATGCGATCGCTATGGACATCTGCGGAGTCTTTAGGAATTAATATACAAGACAACGTTACTGTACAAGCAATTCAACAGCAGCAACGACGTGTCATTGGCGTACAAACTTCAGCGGGTGTCTATCGTGCTGAACATTATGTGCTAGCTGCGGGTGCTTGGTCAAACGAATTATTACCCATTGCGGTACGTCCAAAAAAAGGGCAAATGTTATCGCTGCGAGTCCCTGAAAGTCATTATGAATTACCACTACAGCGAGTTTTGTACGGCTCAGATACATATATTGTGCCGCGTCGCGATCGCAGAATTATCATTGGCGCAACAAGTGAAGATGTGGGATTGACACCGTACAATACCCCGTTAGGAATTCAAACTCTACTACAAAACGCAACGCGCTTACTACCGCAATTACAAAATTACCCAATTGATGAATTTTGGTGGGGATTTCGTCCCGCGACACCAGATGAGTTACCAATTTTCGGTTCTAGCCTTTGCCATAATTTGACGCTGGCGACTGGACATTATCGCAATGGTATTTTATTAGCACCAGTCACAGCAAAGTTAATTGCTGATTTCATTTGGCAACAAAAATCGCATCCCTTGTTAGAACACTTTCATTTCTCGCGATTTTACCCAGACAACAAACTGACTTTGGTATTGCCAAAATCATCACCAACTCAATTTTTATCACCTGCGACAAAAATGCAAACGCTCGAAAAACCAATAGAATCATTAGTAGAAATTGATACTCCTTTCATAATTGCAGGACGTAGATTCAACTCGCGCTTGATGACAGGTACAGGAAAGTATCGCAGCATCGAACAAATGCAGCAAAGTATTGTTGCCAGTGGTTGCGAAATTGTCACAGTTGCAGTACGTCGCGTTCAAACTAATGCACCAGGACACGAAGGTTTAGCAGAAGCCTTAGATTGGAATAAAATTTGGATGTTGCCTAATACTGCGGGGTGTCAAACAGCAGAAGAGGCGATTCGTGTCGCGCGTTTAGGGCGAGAAATGGCGAAGTTGTTAGGGCAAGAAGATAATAACTTTGTCAAGTTGGAAGTTATTCCTGATGCTAAGTATTTGCTACCCGATCCTATTGGAACATTAGAAGCCGCAGAAAAGTTAGTGAAAGAAGGCTTTGCTGTACTTCCTTATATCAATGCCGATCCAATGTTAGCTAAGCGGTTAGAAGACGTTGGCTGTGCTACTGTGATGCCGTTAGCTTCACCGATTGGTTCAGGACAAGGATTGAAAACCACCGCAAATATTCAAATCATCATTGAAAATGCTAATGTTCCTGTCGTAGTAGATGCGGGAATTGGGACTCCGAGTGAAGCTGCGCAAGCAATGGAATTAGGCGCGGATGCGTTGTTGATTAATACGGCGATCGCCCAAGCCCACAACCCACCAGCAATGGCACGCGCAATGAGTATGGGGGCGATCGCCGGACGTCTTGCTTATCTTGCTGGGAGAATCCCTATTAAAGACTACGCTAGCCCCAGTTCACCGCTTTCAGGCACAATTACTAGCTAG
- a CDS encoding glycoside hydrolase family 10 protein, with amino-acid sequence MAIRGVWITNTDSRVLHSRQNIAEAMAFLAQTGFNVVFPDVWNKGFTLYPSPIMRSLFDVEIDPRYQGRDPLAEIIVEARRVGIKVIPWFEYGFASSYNSDGGMILAKKPEWAARDINGNLLKKNGFEWMNALDPQVQEFMLDLMLEVVRNYDIDGVQGDDRLPALPCEGGYDASTIEHYRQSFHCYPPSNPKESQWLQWRANILTNFLARLYQEVKAINSDLLVSMSPNIYDWGLKEYLQDSKAWLERGLVDIIHPQIYRRDFASYKQVVDRVTQQLNREQLAKLSPGILIKLGSYRISAEHLRQAISYNRSRGISGEVFFFYEGLREDQDVLGKVLRSLPYNNYSGHPANSNSNRRIQSFFRFLQNRF; translated from the coding sequence ATGGCAATCCGAGGTGTTTGGATAACTAATACTGATAGTCGGGTGCTGCATTCGCGGCAAAATATTGCTGAAGCAATGGCTTTTTTAGCACAGACAGGGTTTAATGTTGTGTTTCCTGATGTTTGGAATAAGGGATTTACGCTTTACCCTAGTCCAATTATGCGATCGCTGTTTGATGTGGAAATCGACCCACGGTATCAAGGTAGAGATCCCTTGGCGGAAATTATTGTCGAGGCGCGGCGAGTTGGGATTAAGGTAATTCCATGGTTTGAATATGGTTTTGCTAGTTCTTACAATTCTGATGGCGGAATGATTTTAGCAAAGAAACCAGAGTGGGCGGCGCGGGATATTAACGGGAATTTACTCAAGAAGAATGGCTTTGAGTGGATGAATGCGCTTGATCCGCAAGTGCAAGAGTTTATGTTGGATTTGATGCTAGAAGTCGTTAGAAACTATGATATTGATGGCGTTCAAGGCGATGATCGCTTACCTGCATTACCTTGTGAAGGTGGTTATGATGCAAGTACTATAGAGCACTATCGGCAAAGTTTTCATTGCTATCCGCCGTCGAACCCTAAAGAGTCTCAATGGCTACAATGGCGGGCTAATATATTAACAAATTTCTTAGCACGTCTTTATCAAGAAGTCAAGGCAATTAACTCCGATTTGCTCGTATCAATGTCGCCGAATATTTATGACTGGGGACTCAAAGAATATCTTCAAGATTCCAAAGCTTGGTTAGAACGCGGTTTGGTGGATATCATCCATCCGCAAATTTATCGCCGCGACTTTGCAAGTTACAAACAAGTTGTTGATCGCGTCACGCAGCAGTTGAATCGCGAACAGTTAGCAAAATTATCACCAGGAATCTTAATTAAATTAGGTTCTTATCGCATAAGTGCAGAACACTTGCGACAGGCGATCTCTTATAATCGTAGTCGCGGGATTTCTGGCGAAGTGTTCTTCTTTTATGAAGGGTTGCGCGAAGATCAGGATGTTTTAGGGAAAGTATTGCGATCACTTCCGTATAATAACTACAGCGGACATCCTGCAAACTCAAATTCCAATCGCAGAATTCAATCGTTTTTTCGCTTCCTCCAAAATCGCTTTTGA
- a CDS encoding peptide chain release factor 1 has protein sequence MRDPLRSLKFLPWRSLLQVALLVAVIVIVLDFLLALGYIQSDVFRRLLMLIYAPPLGIIISLAISLGVGALGVYLLERYYRLVSINTGSLWALVLCLAVILFLKSLLPLPVVLFNLNQATLIGIIIGVFWKGRPYWR, from the coding sequence ATGCGCGATCCTCTGCGGAGTTTAAAGTTTTTACCTTGGCGATCGCTGCTACAAGTTGCGCTGCTAGTTGCTGTCATTGTCATCGTTTTAGACTTTCTTCTCGCCTTGGGATACATTCAATCAGATGTATTCCGACGTTTACTCATGCTGATCTACGCCCCACCCCTGGGAATCATCATCTCTTTAGCCATATCCTTAGGAGTGGGGGCGTTAGGAGTTTATTTACTAGAGCGCTATTATCGCTTAGTATCAATCAACACAGGTTCTTTATGGGCATTAGTTCTGTGTTTAGCAGTCATTCTATTTCTCAAATCACTTCTACCACTTCCAGTCGTCCTATTTAACCTAAACCAAGCAACTTTAATCGGAATTATTATTGGCGTCTTCTGGAAAGGACGCCCCTACTGGCGCTAA
- the ftsH3 gene encoding ATP-dependent zinc metalloprotease FtsH3 codes for MNKRWRNAGLYALLAVVVVALGTAFFDRQPQSRETWRYSQFIQEVEQGRVERVSLSADRTRALVTPLDGEKRVVNLPNDPDLINILTRNQVDISVLPQTDDGFWFRALSSLFVPALLLVGLFFLLRRAQNGPGSQAMNFGKSKARVQMEPQTQVTFGDVAGIDQAKLELNEVVDFLKNADRFTAVGAKIPKGVLLVGPPGTGKTLLARAVAGEAGVPFFSISGSEFVEMFVGVGASRVRDLFEQAKANAPCIVFIDEIDAVGRQRGAGLGGGNDEREQTLNQLLTEMDGFEGNTGIIIIAATNRPDVLDAALLRPGRFDRQVVVDRPDYAGRVEILKVHARGKTLAKDVDVEKIARRTPGFTGADLSNLLNEAAILAARRNLTEISMDEVNDAIDRVLAGPEKKDRVMSEKRKTLVAYHEAGHALVGALMPDYDPVQKISIIPRGRAGGLTWFTPSEDRMETGLYSRSYLENQMAVALGGRIAEEIIFGEEEVTTGASNDLQQVARVARQMVTRFGMSDRLGPVALGRQQGNMFLGRDIVAERDFSEETAAAIDDEVRELVEVAYRRAKEVLVSNRHILDQLAQMLIDKETVDAEELQELLANSDVKTAAFA; via the coding sequence GTGAATAAACGGTGGAGAAACGCGGGGCTGTACGCACTGCTTGCGGTTGTTGTCGTTGCGCTAGGAACAGCGTTCTTCGATAGACAACCCCAAAGTCGAGAGACATGGCGTTACAGTCAATTTATTCAAGAAGTAGAACAAGGCAGAGTTGAGCGAGTTAGCCTAAGTGCAGACCGCACGCGAGCCTTAGTCACACCTCTAGACGGTGAAAAACGAGTCGTAAACTTACCAAACGACCCTGACTTAATCAATATTCTGACTAGAAATCAAGTAGATATCTCTGTTTTGCCACAAACCGATGATGGCTTCTGGTTTAGGGCATTAAGCAGTTTATTTGTACCAGCACTACTTTTAGTTGGTTTATTTTTCTTACTGCGGCGCGCGCAAAATGGTCCTGGTAGCCAAGCGATGAACTTTGGTAAATCCAAAGCCAGAGTTCAGATGGAACCACAAACCCAAGTAACCTTTGGTGACGTTGCAGGTATCGATCAAGCCAAGCTAGAACTCAACGAAGTTGTAGACTTTCTGAAAAATGCTGACCGCTTCACCGCAGTCGGGGCAAAAATTCCTAAAGGTGTGCTACTCGTAGGACCGCCAGGAACGGGTAAAACTCTACTCGCGCGTGCAGTTGCGGGAGAAGCAGGCGTTCCGTTCTTCTCGATTTCAGGTTCGGAATTCGTCGAAATGTTCGTGGGTGTTGGTGCTTCCCGCGTGCGCGACTTGTTTGAACAAGCGAAAGCTAACGCACCTTGTATCGTGTTTATCGATGAAATTGACGCCGTTGGTCGTCAGCGCGGTGCTGGCTTAGGCGGCGGTAACGACGAACGCGAACAAACCCTCAACCAGTTGCTGACCGAAATGGATGGTTTTGAGGGGAACACAGGTATTATCATCATCGCAGCAACGAACCGTCCTGATGTCCTTGATGCTGCATTATTGCGCCCAGGTCGTTTTGACCGTCAAGTTGTTGTCGATCGTCCTGACTACGCTGGAAGAGTTGAAATTCTGAAAGTTCACGCGCGTGGTAAGACTTTAGCGAAGGATGTTGATGTCGAAAAGATTGCGCGTCGTACTCCTGGCTTTACAGGCGCAGATTTATCGAACTTGTTGAACGAAGCCGCGATTTTAGCTGCACGCCGCAATCTAACGGAAATTTCGATGGATGAAGTCAACGATGCAATTGACCGCGTCTTGGCAGGTCCAGAGAAGAAAGACCGCGTGATGAGCGAAAAGCGCAAAACTCTAGTAGCCTACCACGAAGCTGGTCATGCGTTGGTTGGTGCTTTAATGCCTGATTACGACCCTGTACAGAAAATTAGCATTATTCCGCGCGGTCGCGCCGGTGGTTTAACTTGGTTTACCCCAAGTGAAGACCGCATGGAAACGGGACTCTACAGCCGTTCCTACCTAGAAAACCAAATGGCGGTAGCTTTGGGCGGTCGTATTGCTGAAGAAATCATCTTTGGTGAGGAAGAAGTCACAACAGGTGCTTCTAATGACTTACAGCAAGTGGCTCGCGTTGCACGTCAAATGGTAACGCGCTTTGGGATGAGCGATCGCTTAGGTCCTGTCGCCTTAGGTCGTCAACAAGGCAATATGTTCCTTGGTCGCGATATCGTTGCTGAACGCGATTTCTCAGAAGAAACAGCAGCAGCAATTGATGACGAAGTTCGTGAATTAGTAGAAGTTGCTTATCGCCGCGCGAAGGAAGTTCTTGTCAGCAACCGTCATATTCTCGATCAGCTGGCACAAATGCTGATTGATAAAGAAACTGTAGACGCTGAGGAATTGCAAGAACTACTAGCTAATAGCGACGTTAAAACTGCTGCTTTCGCTTAA
- a CDS encoding 2Fe-2S iron-sulfur cluster-binding protein: protein MERKFINTLPVTKLDISSKVLVAQGKTIVCVRGVNLRQVLLQNEVNPHDGNATIINCRGIGTCGTCAVFVEGEVSEVNWRDKARRSLPPHDPTRNLRLACQTQVLGDVKVKKFNGFWGQGTDIVWS, encoded by the coding sequence TTGGAAAGAAAATTTATCAATACATTACCTGTTACCAAACTTGACATTTCCTCAAAAGTGCTAGTAGCTCAAGGAAAGACAATAGTATGCGTTCGCGGCGTTAATTTGCGTCAAGTTTTGCTGCAAAATGAAGTCAACCCTCATGATGGCAACGCTACAATTATTAACTGTCGCGGAATAGGTACTTGTGGTACCTGCGCTGTCTTCGTTGAAGGAGAAGTATCAGAAGTTAACTGGCGCGACAAAGCACGACGTTCCCTTCCTCCCCACGATCCTACAAGAAACTTACGTTTGGCTTGTCAAACTCAAGTGCTAGGAGACGTGAAAGTGAAAAAATTTAATGGTTTTTGGGGACAAGGTACAGATATTGTGTGGAGTTGA
- the psb34 gene encoding photosystem II assembly protein Psb34, with translation MPYTTEEGGRLNNFAKEPKMYAAEPPTKAQQRNFVIWGVVAAVLVSGVIFVAFSVSSAS, from the coding sequence ATGCCCTATACCACAGAAGAAGGCGGACGTCTTAACAATTTTGCCAAAGAACCAAAGATGTATGCAGCAGAACCCCCAACGAAAGCACAACAGCGCAATTTTGTCATCTGGGGAGTCGTAGCTGCTGTCTTAGTGAGTGGAGTTATTTTTGTCGCCTTCTCGGTATCTAGCGCTAGCTGA
- a CDS encoding NAD(P)-dependent oxidoreductase: protein MKIGFLGTGLMGLPMAHRLLSANLELIAYNRTTEKLTPLNEAGAEIATHPQAVIQAAECIILMLTDATAIHSVLFSDSSQELAGKTIIQMGTISPTDSKEIRDNVVAAKGEYLEAPVLGSIPEATAGKLIVMVGATKEQFQQWLSLLQNFGSEPLHIGEVGTAAAVKLALNQLIASLTTAFAQSLGLIQHQGIDVQLFMQILRNSALYAPTFDKKLSRMVEHNYDNPNFPTKHLLKDINLFIAEAQAAGLNVSGAEGVKQIIEAATSQGFADADYSALFSAVKPE from the coding sequence ATGAAAATAGGATTTCTCGGTACTGGACTCATGGGACTTCCCATGGCACACAGATTATTAAGTGCCAATCTTGAACTCATTGCCTACAACCGTACTACAGAAAAATTGACACCACTCAACGAAGCTGGTGCAGAAATTGCAACACATCCGCAAGCAGTCATACAAGCAGCAGAGTGCATCATTTTAATGCTGACAGATGCGACCGCGATTCACAGCGTACTTTTTTCGGACTCCTCTCAAGAATTAGCCGGAAAAACAATTATTCAAATGGGAACAATTTCTCCTACCGATAGCAAAGAAATTCGTGACAACGTTGTTGCCGCTAAAGGCGAATACTTAGAAGCACCTGTTTTAGGTAGTATTCCCGAAGCAACCGCAGGCAAATTAATTGTTATGGTAGGTGCAACCAAAGAACAATTTCAACAGTGGTTGTCCTTATTGCAAAACTTTGGTTCTGAACCTCTGCACATAGGTGAAGTTGGTACGGCTGCGGCGGTGAAACTCGCCCTCAATCAACTTATTGCTTCACTAACAACAGCTTTTGCGCAAAGCTTGGGATTAATTCAGCATCAAGGAATTGATGTGCAATTATTTATGCAAATTTTGCGTAATAGTGCGCTATACGCGCCGACTTTTGATAAAAAACTCTCAAGAATGGTCGAGCATAATTATGATAATCCTAATTTTCCCACAAAACACTTACTCAAAGACATCAACTTATTTATTGCTGAAGCGCAAGCCGCTGGTTTAAATGTAAGTGGCGCAGAAGGAGTAAAACAAATTATTGAAGCCGCAACTAGTCAAGGTTTCGCTGACGCAGATTATTCCGCACTCTTTTCTGCTGTCAAGCCTGAGTGA
- a CDS encoding alpha/beta fold hydrolase, which produces MYTTDWKHEYITTNGIKLHYVTHGDGPLMLMLHGFPEFWYSWRHQIPEFAKDYKVVALDLRGYNDSDKPKQQSAYVMREFLQDVKGVITGLGYDKCILVGHDWGGAIAWSFAHTYPEMVERLIIMNIPHPAKFAEGLRTPQQLMRSSYMFLFQLPWLPEMLIQASDYQAIETAFKGMAINKSAFTQADIDAYKDAASKRGALTAALNYYRNVWQQRLLNHNWDVLEVPTLLIWGENDTALGKELTYGTDKYVRNLQIKYIPNCSHWVQQEKPQLVNQYMREFLA; this is translated from the coding sequence ATGTATACAACCGACTGGAAACACGAATACATTACTACCAACGGCATCAAACTGCACTACGTTACCCATGGAGATGGTCCTTTGATGCTTATGTTGCATGGGTTCCCAGAATTTTGGTATTCATGGCGGCATCAAATTCCAGAGTTCGCTAAAGATTATAAAGTTGTTGCATTAGACTTGCGCGGTTACAACGATAGCGACAAACCGAAACAACAGTCAGCGTATGTGATGCGCGAATTTTTGCAAGATGTTAAAGGCGTCATTACCGGACTGGGATATGACAAGTGTATTTTAGTAGGACACGATTGGGGAGGTGCGATCGCGTGGAGTTTTGCCCACACCTACCCCGAAATGGTAGAACGTCTCATCATCATGAACATACCTCATCCAGCCAAATTTGCTGAGGGACTACGTACACCACAACAACTGATGCGCAGTTCATATATGTTTCTCTTTCAGCTACCCTGGCTACCCGAAATGCTGATCCAAGCCTCAGACTATCAAGCAATTGAGACAGCTTTCAAAGGTATGGCAATTAATAAAAGCGCTTTTACCCAAGCAGATATAGACGCCTATAAAGACGCAGCCAGTAAACGCGGTGCATTAACCGCCGCACTTAATTATTACCGTAACGTATGGCAACAAAGATTACTTAATCACAACTGGGATGTTTTAGAAGTTCCAACATTACTCATTTGGGGTGAAAACGATACTGCACTTGGTAAAGAACTTACCTACGGTACAGATAAGTACGTCAGAAACTTACAAATCAAATACATTCCCAACTGTAGCCACTGGGTACAGCAAGAAAAACCGCAACTAGTTAATCAATATATGCGCGAGTTTCTCGCTTAG
- the cimA gene encoding citramalate synthase — translation MNANSSNRLWIYDTTLRDGTQREGLSVSIEDKLRIARRLDQLGIPFIEGGWPGANPKDVQFFWQLQEEPLQQAEIVAFCSTRRPHIPAAEDPLLQAILSAGTRWVTIFGKSWDLHVTEGLKTSLNENLAMIQDTIAYLRSQGRRVIYDAEHWFDGFKYNREYALETLRTAIAAGAEWLVLCDTNGGTLPHEVGAIVKNVVEVVGDRNSPQIGIHTHNDSDTAVANAIAGVLEGARMVQGTINGYGERCGNANLCSLIPNLQLKLGYSCIQAEQLAQLAQTSRFISEVVNLAPDDHAPFVGRSAFAHKGGIHVSAVERNPLTYEHIPPEQVGNSRRIIISDQAGLSNVIAKARTFGIELDKQNPAARQILQHLKNLESQGYQFEAAEASFDLLMREALGKRQQFFTIKGFQVHCDLVSGIEQQNSGALATVKVTVNGQDILEAAEGNGPVAALDVALRKALVNFYPQIAEFELSDYKVRILDEHSGTSAKTRVLVESRSQHQRWTTVGVSTNILAASYQAVVEGLEYGLLLYSSTEAAFNMVMGNGS, via the coding sequence ATGAATGCAAATTCCTCAAATCGACTTTGGATTTATGACACGACATTACGCGATGGTACTCAGCGCGAGGGACTATCGGTGTCAATTGAAGACAAACTACGAATTGCCCGTAGGTTAGATCAATTAGGGATACCCTTTATTGAAGGTGGTTGGCCTGGAGCAAATCCTAAGGATGTACAATTTTTCTGGCAATTACAAGAAGAACCACTTCAGCAAGCAGAAATTGTAGCGTTTTGTTCTACCCGTCGTCCGCATATTCCCGCCGCCGAAGATCCACTTTTACAAGCAATTCTCTCAGCTGGAACGCGCTGGGTGACTATTTTCGGTAAATCGTGGGATTTGCACGTTACCGAAGGCTTAAAAACGAGCCTCAACGAAAACTTGGCGATGATTCAGGATACAATTGCGTACCTGCGCAGCCAAGGACGCCGCGTCATTTACGATGCTGAACACTGGTTTGATGGCTTTAAGTACAATCGCGAATATGCTTTAGAAACCTTACGTACGGCGATCGCAGCCGGTGCGGAATGGCTTGTACTATGTGATACGAATGGCGGTACTCTACCGCACGAAGTCGGCGCAATTGTTAAAAATGTTGTGGAAGTTGTCGGCGATCGCAACTCGCCGCAAATTGGTATCCATACACACAACGATTCTGATACTGCGGTAGCAAATGCGATCGCCGGTGTCCTCGAAGGTGCGAGAATGGTACAAGGCACGATCAATGGTTATGGCGAACGTTGCGGTAATGCTAACTTGTGTTCGCTGATTCCCAACCTACAATTAAAATTAGGCTACTCGTGTATTCAAGCCGAACAACTTGCCCAACTAGCCCAAACAAGTCGCTTCATTAGCGAAGTTGTCAATCTTGCACCAGACGATCATGCACCGTTTGTCGGACGTTCAGCATTTGCACATAAAGGCGGTATTCACGTTTCTGCGGTTGAACGCAATCCATTAACTTATGAACATATTCCACCCGAACAAGTTGGTAATAGTCGCCGTATTATCATTTCCGATCAAGCAGGATTGAGTAATGTCATCGCTAAAGCGCGTACGTTTGGCATTGAACTTGATAAACAAAACCCTGCTGCTCGTCAAATTTTACAACATCTCAAAAACCTGGAAAGCCAAGGCTATCAATTTGAAGCTGCTGAAGCTAGCTTTGACTTATTAATGCGCGAAGCTTTAGGAAAACGCCAGCAGTTTTTTACAATTAAAGGCTTTCAGGTTCACTGCGATTTAGTATCAGGAATTGAACAACAAAATAGCGGTGCGTTAGCAACAGTAAAAGTCACAGTCAACGGTCAAGATATTCTAGAAGCCGCAGAAGGTAATGGTCCAGTAGCCGCGTTGGATGTAGCTTTGCGTAAAGCGTTAGTCAATTTCTACCCACAAATTGCTGAATTTGAACTTTCCGACTACAAAGTACGAATTCTCGACGAACATAGCGGCACTTCCGCTAAAACTCGCGTCTTAGTAGAATCACGGAGTCAACATCAACGTTGGACAACTGTCGGTGTTTCTACGAATATTTTGGCAGCCTCTTATCAAGCCGTTGTAGAAGGATTAGAATATGGGTTGTTATTGTATTCATCTACGGAGGCGGCATTTAACATGGTAATGGGTAATGGGTCATAA
- a CDS encoding aminotransferase class IV yields MYWYSGKLIQSNTIELAIDDPGLLYGATVFTTLRVYHQSLAHPLTNWQAHCDRLRHSIETFGWQLPNWEQIQQGALSLISHFPVLRITILPNGCELITGRHLPRDLTKKQKYGVKAWIATNYERSLPLHKTGNYLSPWLAKLAAQQHSAEEAILVDEQGNWLETSTGNLWGWRDNCWWTPPLSAGILPGIARSQLLEWIKQHCPVQEEPWFVDAVDTFEAIAYSNSVVQVIPIHTVIKQHGEVIQKTYNPYHSSLKLLRQLYIA; encoded by the coding sequence ATTTATTGGTATAGCGGTAAATTAATCCAAAGCAACACAATAGAATTAGCAATTGACGATCCTGGTCTACTCTACGGCGCAACTGTATTTACAACGCTGCGAGTCTATCATCAATCACTCGCTCATCCCCTCACCAATTGGCAAGCCCACTGCGATCGCCTGCGTCATAGTATCGAAACATTCGGTTGGCAACTCCCTAATTGGGAACAAATTCAGCAAGGTGCACTTAGCTTAATCTCACACTTTCCCGTTCTCAGAATTACCATTTTGCCTAATGGCTGCGAATTAATTACAGGAAGACATCTACCTAGAGACTTGACAAAAAAACAAAAATATGGGGTCAAAGCTTGGATTGCAACAAATTATGAAAGATCCTTACCCTTGCATAAGACAGGAAACTATCTCTCGCCGTGGTTAGCTAAATTAGCAGCACAGCAACACTCAGCCGAGGAAGCCATCTTAGTTGATGAACAGGGAAATTGGTTAGAGACGAGTACGGGGAATTTATGGGGGTGGCGCGATAACTGTTGGTGGACACCACCATTATCCGCGGGAATACTGCCAGGAATTGCGCGATCGCAACTATTAGAATGGATAAAACAGCATTGTCCAGTTCAAGAGGAACCTTGGTTTGTAGATGCAGTCGATACGTTTGAGGCGATCGCCTACTCTAATAGCGTTGTGCAAGTGATTCCGATCCATACGGTGATAAAACAGCATGGAGAAGTCATCCAAAAGACGTACAATCCCTACCACTCTAGTCTCAAGCTACTGCGACAACTTTACATAGCATGA
- a CDS encoding DUF2382 domain-containing protein codes for MEFPENNNNPVPPVNTTEYTAMTSSSSETREGAVVVAESTSSSPEGLADEIIRLLGERVIVDRNKRKVGEVIVRKEIETRMVEIPVRREKLIVEQVSPERKQLAEIELGQQELTGIELREGEVNQLTQSFGTKIGSVNGLTVSGEFDSPKIASLLLNAIALERRQGCKKVRIEIVVEDAERQKTYQEWFERASGKPKVEAS; via the coding sequence ATGGAATTTCCAGAAAATAATAATAATCCCGTTCCACCTGTAAATACAACAGAGTATACTGCTATGACATCAAGTAGCAGTGAAACTCGTGAAGGTGCAGTAGTCGTGGCTGAGTCTACATCAAGTAGTCCAGAAGGATTAGCAGATGAAATTATTCGCTTGCTTGGCGAAAGAGTCATTGTTGACCGCAACAAACGCAAAGTTGGCGAAGTCATTGTCCGGAAAGAAATAGAAACTCGGATGGTAGAAATTCCCGTAAGACGAGAAAAACTTATCGTAGAACAAGTCAGCCCAGAGCGCAAACAACTTGCAGAAATAGAGCTAGGACAACAAGAACTGACGGGAATTGAGTTGCGCGAAGGAGAAGTAAACCAATTAACACAATCATTTGGTACAAAAATAGGATCGGTTAATGGTTTGACAGTAAGTGGAGAATTTGATTCACCTAAAATTGCTAGCTTATTATTGAATGCGATCGCACTCGAACGTCGTCAAGGATGTAAAAAAGTGCGTATAGAAATTGTTGTCGAAGACGCTGAACGCCAAAAAACATACCAAGAATGGTTCGAGCGTGCTTCGGGCAAACCAAAAGTTGAAGCCTCGTAA